The following are from one region of the Etheostoma spectabile isolate EspeVRDwgs_2016 chromosome 2, UIUC_Espe_1.0, whole genome shotgun sequence genome:
- the rbm47 gene encoding RNA-binding protein 47 isoform X3 produces the protein MTAEDPASASTMSNNAAPATPSNPAGASHPSLHGQFNIPEGVAGAPNEAALVSLMERTGYSMVQENGQRKYGPPPGWNAASPPRGCEIFVGKIPRDVYEDELVPVFESVGRIYEMRLMMDFDGKNRGYAFVMYTEKHEAKRAVRELNNYEVRPGRLLGVCSSVDNCRLFIGGIPKTKKREEILEEVSKVTEGVLDVIVYASAADKMKNRGFAFVEYESHRAAAMARRKLMPGRIQLWGHQIAVDWAEPEIDVDEDVMETVKILYVRNLMMETSEEMIRQVFSQWNPGCVERVKKIRDYAFVHFTSRDDAVMAMDHLNGTEVEGSCIEVTLAKPVDKEQYSRQKASKGAPATPEPTQQSYVYQCDPYTLAYYGYPYNTLIGPNREYFVKAGTVRGRGRAAAGNRTPGPRGSYLGGYSAGRGIYSRYHEGKAKQPEKPYELMPSLELAASVNSVGIKPGTMALPTLGGQYSVFSTAPTAKLMEEGKVHTVEHLMNPLAMQHPEHTTASAAATVMPAVSTPPPFQGRPITPVYAMAHNVQRIQAAGGLYGAGYVPITNYAANTAALAALQKNAAVAAAAYGGYTGYAMPQAFPATAFQLPIHDIYQTY, from the exons ATGACAGCCGAAGATCCTGCTTCCGCCTCGACCATGAGCAATAACGCTGCCCCTGCTACACCCTCCAACCCTGCTGGTGCCTCCCACCCCTCTCTTCATGGACAGTTCAACATCCCTGAGGGAGTTGCAGGTGCTCCTAATGAAGCTGCACTGGTGTCCCTGATGGAGCGCACTGGTTACAGTATGGTCCAGGAAAACGGTCAGCGTAAATATGGCCCTCCTCCTGGATGGAATGCTGCATCTCCACCACGGGGATGTGAAATCTTTGTGGGCAAGATCCCACGGGACGTTTATGAGGATGAGCTGGTCCCAGTGTTTGAGTCCGTGGGGCGCATCTATGAGATGCGGCTGATGATGGACTTTGATGGGAAGAACAGAGGGTATGCATTTGTGATGTACACAGAGAAACATGAGGCCAAGCGGGCTGTGCGCGAGCTCAACAACTATGAGGTGCGGCCCGGGCGGCTGTTGGGTGTCTGCTCCTCCGTAGACAACTGCCGTCTTTTCATCGGTGGCATCCCCAAGACCAAAAAGCGCGAGGAAATCTTGGAAGAGGTCTCCAAAGTGACAGAAGGGGTACTAGACGTGATTGTTTATGCCAGCGCTGCAGACAAGATGAAGAACAGAGGCTTTGCTTTTGTAGAGTATGAGTCGCACCGTGCAGCCGCCATGGCTCGCAGAAAGTTGATGCCTGGGCGTATTCAGCTTTGGGGCCACCAAATCGCAGTGGACTGGGCTGAGCCAGAGATTGATGTGGACGAAGACGTTATGGAGACAGTGAAGATTCTCTACGTCAGAAATCTTATGATGGAAACCAGTGAGGAGATGATCAGACAG GTGTTCAGCCAGTGGAATCCTGGATGTGTTGAACGTGTGAAGAAAATCCGTGACTACGCCTTCGTCCACTTTACCTCCCGGGACGATGCTGTCATGGCCATGGACCACCTCAATGGCACAGAGGTGGAAGGGTCCTGCATCGAGGTGACACTTGCCAAGCCAGTTGATAAAGAGCAGTACTCGCGCCAGAAGGCCTCCAAGGGAGCTCCTGCCACTCCAGAGCCTACTCAGCAGAGCTACGTCTACCAGTGTGATCCCTATACATTGGCCTACTACGGTTATCCCTACAACACCCTCATTGGACCCAACAGGGAATACTTTGTCAAAG caGGTACTGTGCGAGGTCGTGGTCGTGCTGCTGCAGGTAACCGTACCCCTGGACCACGGGGGTCATACCTGGGGGGTTACTCTGCCGGTCGTGGCATCTACAGCCGCTACCATGAGGGCAAGGCCAAGCAGCCCGAAAAGCCCTATGAGCTGATGCCCAGTCTGGAGCTCGCTGCCTCTGTCAACTCCGTTGGCATCAAACCTGGCACAA TGGCATTGCCGACTCTGGGTGGGCAGTACTCAGTGTTCAGCACGGCTCCTACAGCCAAGCTGATGGAGGAGGGAAAGGTGCACACGGTGGAGCACCTTATGAACCCTCTGGCCATGCAacaccctgaacacaccaccgCTAGTGCTGCTGCAACCGTCATGCCTGCGGTCTCTACCCCTCCACCTTTTCAG GGCCGTCCTATCACTCCTGTCTATGCCATGGCCCACAACGTTCAGCGCATCCAAGCAGCCGGTGGCCTGTATGGAGCTGGATACGTCCCCATCACAAACTACGCTGCCAACACTGCAGCTCTGGCCGCTCTGCAGAAGAATGCAGCTGTGGCGGCTGCAGCATATGGGGGATACACAGGCTACGCAATGCCACAGGCCTTCCCCGCCACAGCCTTCCAGCTGCCTATCCACGATATTTACCAGACATATTGA
- the rbm47 gene encoding RNA-binding protein 47 isoform X5 encodes MTAEDPASASTMSNNAAPATPSNPAGASHPSLHGQFNIPEGVAGAPNEAALVSLMERTGYSMVQENGQRKYGPPPGWNAASPPRGCEIFVGKIPRDVYEDELVPVFESVGRIYEMRLMMDFDGKNRGYAFVMYTEKHEAKRAVRELNNYEVRPGRLLGVCSSVDNCRLFIGGIPKTKKREEILEEVSKVTEGVLDVIVYASAADKMKNRGFAFVEYESHRAAAMARRKLMPGRIQLWGHQIAVDWAEPEIDVDEDVMETVKILYVRNLMMETSEEMIRQVFSQWNPGCVERVKKIRDYAFVHFTSRDDAVMAMDHLNGTEVEGSCIEVTLAKPVDKEQYSRQKASKGAPATPEPTQQSYVYQCDPYTLAYYGYPYNTLIGPNREYFVKGSPMIQNNVALPTLGGQYSVFSTAPTAKLMEEGKVHTVEHLMNPLAMQHPEHTTASAAATVMPAVSTPPPFQGRPITPVYAMAHNVQRIQAAGGLYGAGYVPITNYAANTAALAALQKNAAVAAAAYGGYTGYAMPQAFPATAFQLPIHDIYQTY; translated from the exons ATGACAGCCGAAGATCCTGCTTCCGCCTCGACCATGAGCAATAACGCTGCCCCTGCTACACCCTCCAACCCTGCTGGTGCCTCCCACCCCTCTCTTCATGGACAGTTCAACATCCCTGAGGGAGTTGCAGGTGCTCCTAATGAAGCTGCACTGGTGTCCCTGATGGAGCGCACTGGTTACAGTATGGTCCAGGAAAACGGTCAGCGTAAATATGGCCCTCCTCCTGGATGGAATGCTGCATCTCCACCACGGGGATGTGAAATCTTTGTGGGCAAGATCCCACGGGACGTTTATGAGGATGAGCTGGTCCCAGTGTTTGAGTCCGTGGGGCGCATCTATGAGATGCGGCTGATGATGGACTTTGATGGGAAGAACAGAGGGTATGCATTTGTGATGTACACAGAGAAACATGAGGCCAAGCGGGCTGTGCGCGAGCTCAACAACTATGAGGTGCGGCCCGGGCGGCTGTTGGGTGTCTGCTCCTCCGTAGACAACTGCCGTCTTTTCATCGGTGGCATCCCCAAGACCAAAAAGCGCGAGGAAATCTTGGAAGAGGTCTCCAAAGTGACAGAAGGGGTACTAGACGTGATTGTTTATGCCAGCGCTGCAGACAAGATGAAGAACAGAGGCTTTGCTTTTGTAGAGTATGAGTCGCACCGTGCAGCCGCCATGGCTCGCAGAAAGTTGATGCCTGGGCGTATTCAGCTTTGGGGCCACCAAATCGCAGTGGACTGGGCTGAGCCAGAGATTGATGTGGACGAAGACGTTATGGAGACAGTGAAGATTCTCTACGTCAGAAATCTTATGATGGAAACCAGTGAGGAGATGATCAGACAG GTGTTCAGCCAGTGGAATCCTGGATGTGTTGAACGTGTGAAGAAAATCCGTGACTACGCCTTCGTCCACTTTACCTCCCGGGACGATGCTGTCATGGCCATGGACCACCTCAATGGCACAGAGGTGGAAGGGTCCTGCATCGAGGTGACACTTGCCAAGCCAGTTGATAAAGAGCAGTACTCGCGCCAGAAGGCCTCCAAGGGAGCTCCTGCCACTCCAGAGCCTACTCAGCAGAGCTACGTCTACCAGTGTGATCCCTATACATTGGCCTACTACGGTTATCCCTACAACACCCTCATTGGACCCAACAGGGAATACTTTGTCAAAG GATCCCCAATGATACAGAACAATG TGGCATTGCCGACTCTGGGTGGGCAGTACTCAGTGTTCAGCACGGCTCCTACAGCCAAGCTGATGGAGGAGGGAAAGGTGCACACGGTGGAGCACCTTATGAACCCTCTGGCCATGCAacaccctgaacacaccaccgCTAGTGCTGCTGCAACCGTCATGCCTGCGGTCTCTACCCCTCCACCTTTTCAG GGCCGTCCTATCACTCCTGTCTATGCCATGGCCCACAACGTTCAGCGCATCCAAGCAGCCGGTGGCCTGTATGGAGCTGGATACGTCCCCATCACAAACTACGCTGCCAACACTGCAGCTCTGGCCGCTCTGCAGAAGAATGCAGCTGTGGCGGCTGCAGCATATGGGGGATACACAGGCTACGCAATGCCACAGGCCTTCCCCGCCACAGCCTTCCAGCTGCCTATCCACGATATTTACCAGACATATTGA
- the rbm47 gene encoding RNA-binding protein 47 isoform X2 — translation MTAEDPASASTMSNNAAPATPSNPAGASHPSLHGQFNIPEGVAGAPNEAALVSLMERTGYSMVQENGQRKYGPPPGWNAASPPRGCEIFVGKIPRDVYEDELVPVFESVGRIYEMRLMMDFDGKNRGYAFVMYTEKHEAKRAVRELNNYEVRPGRLLGVCSSVDNCRLFIGGIPKTKKREEILEEVSKVTEGVLDVIVYASAADKMKNRGFAFVEYESHRAAAMARRKLMPGRIQLWGHQIAVDWAEPEIDVDEDVMETVKILYVRNLMMETSEEMIRQVFSQWNPGCVERVKKIRDYAFVHFTSRDDAVMAMDHLNGTEVEGSCIEVTLAKPVDKEQYSRQKASKGAPATPEPTQQSYVYQCDPYTLAYYGYPYNTLIGPNREYFVKGSPMIQNNGTVRGRGRAAAGNRTPGPRGSYLGGYSAGRGIYSRYHEGKAKQPEKPYELMPSLELAASVNSVGIKPGTMALPTLGGQYSVFSTAPTAKLMEEGKVHTVEHLMNPLAMQHPEHTTASAAATVMPAVSTPPPFQGRPITPVYAMAHNVQRIQAAGGLYGAGYVPITNYAANTAALAALQKNAAVAAAAYGGYTGYAMPQAFPATAFQLPIHDIYQTY, via the exons ATGACAGCCGAAGATCCTGCTTCCGCCTCGACCATGAGCAATAACGCTGCCCCTGCTACACCCTCCAACCCTGCTGGTGCCTCCCACCCCTCTCTTCATGGACAGTTCAACATCCCTGAGGGAGTTGCAGGTGCTCCTAATGAAGCTGCACTGGTGTCCCTGATGGAGCGCACTGGTTACAGTATGGTCCAGGAAAACGGTCAGCGTAAATATGGCCCTCCTCCTGGATGGAATGCTGCATCTCCACCACGGGGATGTGAAATCTTTGTGGGCAAGATCCCACGGGACGTTTATGAGGATGAGCTGGTCCCAGTGTTTGAGTCCGTGGGGCGCATCTATGAGATGCGGCTGATGATGGACTTTGATGGGAAGAACAGAGGGTATGCATTTGTGATGTACACAGAGAAACATGAGGCCAAGCGGGCTGTGCGCGAGCTCAACAACTATGAGGTGCGGCCCGGGCGGCTGTTGGGTGTCTGCTCCTCCGTAGACAACTGCCGTCTTTTCATCGGTGGCATCCCCAAGACCAAAAAGCGCGAGGAAATCTTGGAAGAGGTCTCCAAAGTGACAGAAGGGGTACTAGACGTGATTGTTTATGCCAGCGCTGCAGACAAGATGAAGAACAGAGGCTTTGCTTTTGTAGAGTATGAGTCGCACCGTGCAGCCGCCATGGCTCGCAGAAAGTTGATGCCTGGGCGTATTCAGCTTTGGGGCCACCAAATCGCAGTGGACTGGGCTGAGCCAGAGATTGATGTGGACGAAGACGTTATGGAGACAGTGAAGATTCTCTACGTCAGAAATCTTATGATGGAAACCAGTGAGGAGATGATCAGACAG GTGTTCAGCCAGTGGAATCCTGGATGTGTTGAACGTGTGAAGAAAATCCGTGACTACGCCTTCGTCCACTTTACCTCCCGGGACGATGCTGTCATGGCCATGGACCACCTCAATGGCACAGAGGTGGAAGGGTCCTGCATCGAGGTGACACTTGCCAAGCCAGTTGATAAAGAGCAGTACTCGCGCCAGAAGGCCTCCAAGGGAGCTCCTGCCACTCCAGAGCCTACTCAGCAGAGCTACGTCTACCAGTGTGATCCCTATACATTGGCCTACTACGGTTATCCCTACAACACCCTCATTGGACCCAACAGGGAATACTTTGTCAAAG GATCCCCAATGATACAGAACAATG GTACTGTGCGAGGTCGTGGTCGTGCTGCTGCAGGTAACCGTACCCCTGGACCACGGGGGTCATACCTGGGGGGTTACTCTGCCGGTCGTGGCATCTACAGCCGCTACCATGAGGGCAAGGCCAAGCAGCCCGAAAAGCCCTATGAGCTGATGCCCAGTCTGGAGCTCGCTGCCTCTGTCAACTCCGTTGGCATCAAACCTGGCACAA TGGCATTGCCGACTCTGGGTGGGCAGTACTCAGTGTTCAGCACGGCTCCTACAGCCAAGCTGATGGAGGAGGGAAAGGTGCACACGGTGGAGCACCTTATGAACCCTCTGGCCATGCAacaccctgaacacaccaccgCTAGTGCTGCTGCAACCGTCATGCCTGCGGTCTCTACCCCTCCACCTTTTCAG GGCCGTCCTATCACTCCTGTCTATGCCATGGCCCACAACGTTCAGCGCATCCAAGCAGCCGGTGGCCTGTATGGAGCTGGATACGTCCCCATCACAAACTACGCTGCCAACACTGCAGCTCTGGCCGCTCTGCAGAAGAATGCAGCTGTGGCGGCTGCAGCATATGGGGGATACACAGGCTACGCAATGCCACAGGCCTTCCCCGCCACAGCCTTCCAGCTGCCTATCCACGATATTTACCAGACATATTGA
- the rbm47 gene encoding RNA-binding protein 47 isoform X4 has protein sequence MTAEDPASASTMSNNAAPATPSNPAGASHPSLHGQFNIPEGVAGAPNEAALVSLMERTGYSMVQENGQRKYGPPPGWNAASPPRGCEIFVGKIPRDVYEDELVPVFESVGRIYEMRLMMDFDGKNRGYAFVMYTEKHEAKRAVRELNNYEVRPGRLLGVCSSVDNCRLFIGGIPKTKKREEILEEVSKVTEGVLDVIVYASAADKMKNRGFAFVEYESHRAAAMARRKLMPGRIQLWGHQIAVDWAEPEIDVDEDVMETVKILYVRNLMMETSEEMIRQVFSQWNPGCVERVKKIRDYAFVHFTSRDDAVMAMDHLNGTEVEGSCIEVTLAKPVDKEQYSRQKASKGAPATPEPTQQSYVYQCDPYTLAYYGYPYNTLIGPNREYFVKGTVRGRGRAAAGNRTPGPRGSYLGGYSAGRGIYSRYHEGKAKQPEKPYELMPSLELAASVNSVGIKPGTMALPTLGGQYSVFSTAPTAKLMEEGKVHTVEHLMNPLAMQHPEHTTASAAATVMPAVSTPPPFQGRPITPVYAMAHNVQRIQAAGGLYGAGYVPITNYAANTAALAALQKNAAVAAAAYGGYTGYAMPQAFPATAFQLPIHDIYQTY, from the exons ATGACAGCCGAAGATCCTGCTTCCGCCTCGACCATGAGCAATAACGCTGCCCCTGCTACACCCTCCAACCCTGCTGGTGCCTCCCACCCCTCTCTTCATGGACAGTTCAACATCCCTGAGGGAGTTGCAGGTGCTCCTAATGAAGCTGCACTGGTGTCCCTGATGGAGCGCACTGGTTACAGTATGGTCCAGGAAAACGGTCAGCGTAAATATGGCCCTCCTCCTGGATGGAATGCTGCATCTCCACCACGGGGATGTGAAATCTTTGTGGGCAAGATCCCACGGGACGTTTATGAGGATGAGCTGGTCCCAGTGTTTGAGTCCGTGGGGCGCATCTATGAGATGCGGCTGATGATGGACTTTGATGGGAAGAACAGAGGGTATGCATTTGTGATGTACACAGAGAAACATGAGGCCAAGCGGGCTGTGCGCGAGCTCAACAACTATGAGGTGCGGCCCGGGCGGCTGTTGGGTGTCTGCTCCTCCGTAGACAACTGCCGTCTTTTCATCGGTGGCATCCCCAAGACCAAAAAGCGCGAGGAAATCTTGGAAGAGGTCTCCAAAGTGACAGAAGGGGTACTAGACGTGATTGTTTATGCCAGCGCTGCAGACAAGATGAAGAACAGAGGCTTTGCTTTTGTAGAGTATGAGTCGCACCGTGCAGCCGCCATGGCTCGCAGAAAGTTGATGCCTGGGCGTATTCAGCTTTGGGGCCACCAAATCGCAGTGGACTGGGCTGAGCCAGAGATTGATGTGGACGAAGACGTTATGGAGACAGTGAAGATTCTCTACGTCAGAAATCTTATGATGGAAACCAGTGAGGAGATGATCAGACAG GTGTTCAGCCAGTGGAATCCTGGATGTGTTGAACGTGTGAAGAAAATCCGTGACTACGCCTTCGTCCACTTTACCTCCCGGGACGATGCTGTCATGGCCATGGACCACCTCAATGGCACAGAGGTGGAAGGGTCCTGCATCGAGGTGACACTTGCCAAGCCAGTTGATAAAGAGCAGTACTCGCGCCAGAAGGCCTCCAAGGGAGCTCCTGCCACTCCAGAGCCTACTCAGCAGAGCTACGTCTACCAGTGTGATCCCTATACATTGGCCTACTACGGTTATCCCTACAACACCCTCATTGGACCCAACAGGGAATACTTTGTCAAAG GTACTGTGCGAGGTCGTGGTCGTGCTGCTGCAGGTAACCGTACCCCTGGACCACGGGGGTCATACCTGGGGGGTTACTCTGCCGGTCGTGGCATCTACAGCCGCTACCATGAGGGCAAGGCCAAGCAGCCCGAAAAGCCCTATGAGCTGATGCCCAGTCTGGAGCTCGCTGCCTCTGTCAACTCCGTTGGCATCAAACCTGGCACAA TGGCATTGCCGACTCTGGGTGGGCAGTACTCAGTGTTCAGCACGGCTCCTACAGCCAAGCTGATGGAGGAGGGAAAGGTGCACACGGTGGAGCACCTTATGAACCCTCTGGCCATGCAacaccctgaacacaccaccgCTAGTGCTGCTGCAACCGTCATGCCTGCGGTCTCTACCCCTCCACCTTTTCAG GGCCGTCCTATCACTCCTGTCTATGCCATGGCCCACAACGTTCAGCGCATCCAAGCAGCCGGTGGCCTGTATGGAGCTGGATACGTCCCCATCACAAACTACGCTGCCAACACTGCAGCTCTGGCCGCTCTGCAGAAGAATGCAGCTGTGGCGGCTGCAGCATATGGGGGATACACAGGCTACGCAATGCCACAGGCCTTCCCCGCCACAGCCTTCCAGCTGCCTATCCACGATATTTACCAGACATATTGA
- the rbm47 gene encoding RNA-binding protein 47 isoform X1, which produces MTAEDPASASTMSNNAAPATPSNPAGASHPSLHGQFNIPEGVAGAPNEAALVSLMERTGYSMVQENGQRKYGPPPGWNAASPPRGCEIFVGKIPRDVYEDELVPVFESVGRIYEMRLMMDFDGKNRGYAFVMYTEKHEAKRAVRELNNYEVRPGRLLGVCSSVDNCRLFIGGIPKTKKREEILEEVSKVTEGVLDVIVYASAADKMKNRGFAFVEYESHRAAAMARRKLMPGRIQLWGHQIAVDWAEPEIDVDEDVMETVKILYVRNLMMETSEEMIRQVFSQWNPGCVERVKKIRDYAFVHFTSRDDAVMAMDHLNGTEVEGSCIEVTLAKPVDKEQYSRQKASKGAPATPEPTQQSYVYQCDPYTLAYYGYPYNTLIGPNREYFVKGSPMIQNNAGTVRGRGRAAAGNRTPGPRGSYLGGYSAGRGIYSRYHEGKAKQPEKPYELMPSLELAASVNSVGIKPGTMALPTLGGQYSVFSTAPTAKLMEEGKVHTVEHLMNPLAMQHPEHTTASAAATVMPAVSTPPPFQGRPITPVYAMAHNVQRIQAAGGLYGAGYVPITNYAANTAALAALQKNAAVAAAAYGGYTGYAMPQAFPATAFQLPIHDIYQTY; this is translated from the exons ATGACAGCCGAAGATCCTGCTTCCGCCTCGACCATGAGCAATAACGCTGCCCCTGCTACACCCTCCAACCCTGCTGGTGCCTCCCACCCCTCTCTTCATGGACAGTTCAACATCCCTGAGGGAGTTGCAGGTGCTCCTAATGAAGCTGCACTGGTGTCCCTGATGGAGCGCACTGGTTACAGTATGGTCCAGGAAAACGGTCAGCGTAAATATGGCCCTCCTCCTGGATGGAATGCTGCATCTCCACCACGGGGATGTGAAATCTTTGTGGGCAAGATCCCACGGGACGTTTATGAGGATGAGCTGGTCCCAGTGTTTGAGTCCGTGGGGCGCATCTATGAGATGCGGCTGATGATGGACTTTGATGGGAAGAACAGAGGGTATGCATTTGTGATGTACACAGAGAAACATGAGGCCAAGCGGGCTGTGCGCGAGCTCAACAACTATGAGGTGCGGCCCGGGCGGCTGTTGGGTGTCTGCTCCTCCGTAGACAACTGCCGTCTTTTCATCGGTGGCATCCCCAAGACCAAAAAGCGCGAGGAAATCTTGGAAGAGGTCTCCAAAGTGACAGAAGGGGTACTAGACGTGATTGTTTATGCCAGCGCTGCAGACAAGATGAAGAACAGAGGCTTTGCTTTTGTAGAGTATGAGTCGCACCGTGCAGCCGCCATGGCTCGCAGAAAGTTGATGCCTGGGCGTATTCAGCTTTGGGGCCACCAAATCGCAGTGGACTGGGCTGAGCCAGAGATTGATGTGGACGAAGACGTTATGGAGACAGTGAAGATTCTCTACGTCAGAAATCTTATGATGGAAACCAGTGAGGAGATGATCAGACAG GTGTTCAGCCAGTGGAATCCTGGATGTGTTGAACGTGTGAAGAAAATCCGTGACTACGCCTTCGTCCACTTTACCTCCCGGGACGATGCTGTCATGGCCATGGACCACCTCAATGGCACAGAGGTGGAAGGGTCCTGCATCGAGGTGACACTTGCCAAGCCAGTTGATAAAGAGCAGTACTCGCGCCAGAAGGCCTCCAAGGGAGCTCCTGCCACTCCAGAGCCTACTCAGCAGAGCTACGTCTACCAGTGTGATCCCTATACATTGGCCTACTACGGTTATCCCTACAACACCCTCATTGGACCCAACAGGGAATACTTTGTCAAAG GATCCCCAATGATACAGAACAATG caGGTACTGTGCGAGGTCGTGGTCGTGCTGCTGCAGGTAACCGTACCCCTGGACCACGGGGGTCATACCTGGGGGGTTACTCTGCCGGTCGTGGCATCTACAGCCGCTACCATGAGGGCAAGGCCAAGCAGCCCGAAAAGCCCTATGAGCTGATGCCCAGTCTGGAGCTCGCTGCCTCTGTCAACTCCGTTGGCATCAAACCTGGCACAA TGGCATTGCCGACTCTGGGTGGGCAGTACTCAGTGTTCAGCACGGCTCCTACAGCCAAGCTGATGGAGGAGGGAAAGGTGCACACGGTGGAGCACCTTATGAACCCTCTGGCCATGCAacaccctgaacacaccaccgCTAGTGCTGCTGCAACCGTCATGCCTGCGGTCTCTACCCCTCCACCTTTTCAG GGCCGTCCTATCACTCCTGTCTATGCCATGGCCCACAACGTTCAGCGCATCCAAGCAGCCGGTGGCCTGTATGGAGCTGGATACGTCCCCATCACAAACTACGCTGCCAACACTGCAGCTCTGGCCGCTCTGCAGAAGAATGCAGCTGTGGCGGCTGCAGCATATGGGGGATACACAGGCTACGCAATGCCACAGGCCTTCCCCGCCACAGCCTTCCAGCTGCCTATCCACGATATTTACCAGACATATTGA
- the rbm47 gene encoding RNA-binding protein 47 isoform X6, with product MTAEDPASASTMSNNAAPATPSNPAGASHPSLHGQFNIPEGVAGAPNEAALVSLMERTGYSMVQENGQRKYGPPPGWNAASPPRGCEIFVGKIPRDVYEDELVPVFESVGRIYEMRLMMDFDGKNRGYAFVMYTEKHEAKRAVRELNNYEVRPGRLLGVCSSVDNCRLFIGGIPKTKKREEILEEVSKVTEGVLDVIVYASAADKMKNRGFAFVEYESHRAAAMARRKLMPGRIQLWGHQIAVDWAEPEIDVDEDVMETVKILYVRNLMMETSEEMIRQVFSQWNPGCVERVKKIRDYAFVHFTSRDDAVMAMDHLNGTEVEGSCIEVTLAKPVDKEQYSRQKASKGAPATPEPTQQSYVYQCDPYTLAYYGYPYNTLIGPNREYFVKVALPTLGGQYSVFSTAPTAKLMEEGKVHTVEHLMNPLAMQHPEHTTASAAATVMPAVSTPPPFQGRPITPVYAMAHNVQRIQAAGGLYGAGYVPITNYAANTAALAALQKNAAVAAAAYGGYTGYAMPQAFPATAFQLPIHDIYQTY from the exons ATGACAGCCGAAGATCCTGCTTCCGCCTCGACCATGAGCAATAACGCTGCCCCTGCTACACCCTCCAACCCTGCTGGTGCCTCCCACCCCTCTCTTCATGGACAGTTCAACATCCCTGAGGGAGTTGCAGGTGCTCCTAATGAAGCTGCACTGGTGTCCCTGATGGAGCGCACTGGTTACAGTATGGTCCAGGAAAACGGTCAGCGTAAATATGGCCCTCCTCCTGGATGGAATGCTGCATCTCCACCACGGGGATGTGAAATCTTTGTGGGCAAGATCCCACGGGACGTTTATGAGGATGAGCTGGTCCCAGTGTTTGAGTCCGTGGGGCGCATCTATGAGATGCGGCTGATGATGGACTTTGATGGGAAGAACAGAGGGTATGCATTTGTGATGTACACAGAGAAACATGAGGCCAAGCGGGCTGTGCGCGAGCTCAACAACTATGAGGTGCGGCCCGGGCGGCTGTTGGGTGTCTGCTCCTCCGTAGACAACTGCCGTCTTTTCATCGGTGGCATCCCCAAGACCAAAAAGCGCGAGGAAATCTTGGAAGAGGTCTCCAAAGTGACAGAAGGGGTACTAGACGTGATTGTTTATGCCAGCGCTGCAGACAAGATGAAGAACAGAGGCTTTGCTTTTGTAGAGTATGAGTCGCACCGTGCAGCCGCCATGGCTCGCAGAAAGTTGATGCCTGGGCGTATTCAGCTTTGGGGCCACCAAATCGCAGTGGACTGGGCTGAGCCAGAGATTGATGTGGACGAAGACGTTATGGAGACAGTGAAGATTCTCTACGTCAGAAATCTTATGATGGAAACCAGTGAGGAGATGATCAGACAG GTGTTCAGCCAGTGGAATCCTGGATGTGTTGAACGTGTGAAGAAAATCCGTGACTACGCCTTCGTCCACTTTACCTCCCGGGACGATGCTGTCATGGCCATGGACCACCTCAATGGCACAGAGGTGGAAGGGTCCTGCATCGAGGTGACACTTGCCAAGCCAGTTGATAAAGAGCAGTACTCGCGCCAGAAGGCCTCCAAGGGAGCTCCTGCCACTCCAGAGCCTACTCAGCAGAGCTACGTCTACCAGTGTGATCCCTATACATTGGCCTACTACGGTTATCCCTACAACACCCTCATTGGACCCAACAGGGAATACTTTGTCAAAG TGGCATTGCCGACTCTGGGTGGGCAGTACTCAGTGTTCAGCACGGCTCCTACAGCCAAGCTGATGGAGGAGGGAAAGGTGCACACGGTGGAGCACCTTATGAACCCTCTGGCCATGCAacaccctgaacacaccaccgCTAGTGCTGCTGCAACCGTCATGCCTGCGGTCTCTACCCCTCCACCTTTTCAG GGCCGTCCTATCACTCCTGTCTATGCCATGGCCCACAACGTTCAGCGCATCCAAGCAGCCGGTGGCCTGTATGGAGCTGGATACGTCCCCATCACAAACTACGCTGCCAACACTGCAGCTCTGGCCGCTCTGCAGAAGAATGCAGCTGTGGCGGCTGCAGCATATGGGGGATACACAGGCTACGCAATGCCACAGGCCTTCCCCGCCACAGCCTTCCAGCTGCCTATCCACGATATTTACCAGACATATTGA